The Morganella morganii sequence CTCAAACAACGTATTGAAGACCTGCTTGCCCCGCTGGTCGGCCGTGCCAACGTACAGGCGCAGGTAACCGCTCAGGTGGATTATTCCAAAGTCGAACAGACCGCCGAAGAATACAAACCAAACCAGCAGCCGGATTCCGCCGCTGTCCGCTCGCGTCAGAGCAGCCAGAGTCAGCAGAACAGCAACGGCGGCCCGGGCGGCGTGCCGGGGGCATTATCCAATCAGCCGGTCAGTGCCCCTTCCGCCCCTGTTGAAACAGCAAAAGCGGATACAAAAGATAACAAAAATGCATCTCCTGCCGATAATAAAAGTAACAGCAACATTAATTCGCAGAGTGATAAGACCACAAACTACGAAGTGGATCGCAAAATCAGTCATACCCAGCGCCAGATTGGCGTGGTTGACCGTCTCTCTGTCGCGGTAATTATTAACTGGCTGCCGCAGAAGAAAGAAGACGGCACCGAAGAAATGCAGCCGCTGCCGCCGGAAATGATTAAAGAGATTGAATCGCTGACCCGCGAAGCGATGGGGTATTCCGTCAGCCGCGGTGACAGCCTGAGCATAACCAACTCCCGCTTTACCGATGAAGGTCAGCTAACTGAAGAGCCGTCGCTCTTCACAAGCCCGGTCATCATTGCGCAGGCACTGGAGTACGGCAAGATCCTGCTGCTGTTACTGGTGGGCTGGCTGCTGTGGCGCAAAGGTATCAGACCGCAGTGGCAGCGTTACCGCAAAGCACAGCAGGCGGAAGCAGAAGCCCGTATGTTTAAGGCGACTCAGATGAAGACCCCGCTCGTGGCTGATGATGTTATCAGTGACGATATGGACGAGAAAACCCGCCGCCGCCTGACCCGTCAGCGTGTCAGCGCCGAAATTCAGAGTCAGCGTATCCGTGAGATGGCGGATAAAGATCCTCAGGTTGTGGCAATGGTTATCAGTCAGTGGTTAGGAAAAGCACAATGAATTTAAGCGGAACAGAAAAGAGCGCCGTCATGCTGATGACGCTCGGTGAGGACCAGGCCGCCGAGGTCTTTAAACACCTGAACAATAAAGAAGTCCAGCAGCTGAGTATGGCGGTCTCCAACATGCGTCAGGTCTCCAATGCCGAGCTGGCGGAAGTCCTGACTGAGTTTGAGGAAGCGGCGATTCAGTATGCGGCGCTGAACATCAATACCAATGATTATCTGCGTTCCGTGCTGGTTAAGGCGCTGGGTGAAGACCGCGCCGCCAGCCTGCTGGAAGATATCCTCGAGAAGCACGAAAGTGCGTCCGGGATCGAAAGCCTCAACTATATGGAGCCGCAGACTGTGGCCGATATTATCCGCGACGAACATCCGCAGATTATCGCCACCATCCTGGTGCATTTAAAACGCAACCTGGCCGCCGATGTGCTCGAACTGTTCGACGAACGCCAGCGCAACGACATCATGCTGCGTATCGCCACCTTTGGTGGTGTGCAGCCGGCGGCACTGGCGGAACTGACCGAAGTCCTCAACAATCTGCTGGACGGCCAGAACCTCAAGCGCAGCAAAATGGGTGGCGTGAGAACCGCAGCCGAGATCATCAACCTGATGAAAAGTCAGCAGGAAGAAGGTGTTATCGGGGCAATGCGCGATTACGACGGCGAACTGGCACAGCGGATTATCGACGAAATGTTCCTGTTCGAGAACCTTATCGAAGTGGACAACCGCAGTATCCAGCGCATCCTTCAGGATGTCTCCAACGACTCGCTGGTTATTGCACTGAAAGGCTGCAACGAAGAGCTGCGCGAACACTTCCTGCGCAATATGTCCACCCGTGCGGCTGAGATTGTCCGTGATGATCTGGAGTCCCGTTCACCGGTGCGTATGTCGCAGGTTGAGAATGAACAGAAATCTATTCTGCTGATTGTCCGCCGTCTGATGGAAACCGGCGAAATTGTGATTGGTGGTGGTGACGATGTCTATGTCTGATAAGGAAAACACCGGCCTGCCGTGGAAGCGCTGGCAGCCGCGGGAGCTGAATCAGTGGGATCTGAATTCCTCTGTGCTCCCTGCCCTGTCCGATGAGCCGGAACCGGAAAAACCCAAAGTACCCTGCCTGGAGCCGAAAGAGGTGCTCGAGCAGATCAATCTGCTGGATAATCTGAAAGAAGAAGCGCAGCGCAGCGGTTTTCAGTCCGGCCATGAGCAGGGACAGAAAGCCGGTTATGATGCCGGATTTACTCAGGGTCTGCAGGACGGCGCTGAACAGGGTCGTCAGCAGGTACTGGCAGAACAGCAACCGGTCACGGAAGCGTGGCAGAAACTGTTATCCGAGTTCAGTTATTCTCTCGACAGTTTTGACAGCGTGGTAACCACCAAACTGCTGCAGATTGCCCTGACCGCCGCCCGCCAGGTGCTCGGTCAGCCTGCCGTCTGTGACGGTACCGCACTGCTCGAAGAGATCAGCCGTCTGCTTCAGCAGAAACCGCTGTTTGCCGGTCAGCCGGAGCTGCGGGTCAACCCGGCACATGTTGAGATGATCGAGCAGCATATCGGTACCCAGCTCAGTCTGAACGGCTGGCGTCTGGTACCGGATCCGCAGCTGCATGCGGGCGGATGCCGTGTGGTGGCGGATGACGGCGAAATCGATATGAGTGTCGCCACCCGCTGGCAGGAGCTGTGCCGGTTATACGCGCCGGAGACCTTGTTATGACCGCGCGGATTGGCCGCTGGATAGGCGCACTGGAAGGTTTTGAATCCCGGATGTCCGGCGTGGCGATGACCCGCCATTACGGACGTCTGACCAAAATTACCGGGCTGGTGATGGAAGCCGAGGGTATCAAAATGCCGCTCGGCGCCACCTGTTTTATCGAGCGCGTGATCAACGGGAACACCGAAGAAGTTATCTGTGAAGTGGTCGGTTTTAACGGGCCGCGTATGCTGCTGATGCCGCTGGCAGAGCTGGAAGGTATCGCGCCGGGTGCCCGTGTCTATGCACAATCCACCGGAAGCGGCGGGCAGACCAGCCGCCAGCTGCCGCTGGGTGATGAACTGCTCGGCCGTATCCTTGATGCCTCCGGTAACCCGCTGGACGGCAAAGGGCCGCTGGAAGCCAAAATCCGCGCCCCGCTGATTACGCCGCCAATCAACCCGCTGGAACGGTCGCCGATTAACAGTGTGCTGGATGTCGGTGTCCGCGCTATCAACGCCCTTCTGACCGTCGGACGTGGTCAGCGTATGGGGCTGTTTGCCGGTTCCGGTGTCGGGAAAAGTGTGCTGCTCGGCATGATGGCGCGTTTCACACAGGCGGACATTATTGTGGTCGGGCTGATTGGTGAGCGCGGCCGCGAAGTAAAAGATTTTATCGAGAACATCCTCGGCGCGGAAGGACTTCAGCGTGCGGTGGTTGTCGCGGCACCGGCGGACGTTTCCCCGCTGCTGCGGATGCAGGGTGCCTCCTATGCCACGCGGATCGCGGAATATTACCGTGATCTGGGTCGCAATGTGCTGTTAATTATGGATTCACTGACCCGTTACAGTATGGCACAGCGTGAAATTGCGCTCGCCATCGGAGAACCGCCGGCGACAAAAGGCTATCCTCCGTCGGTGTTCGCAAAATTACCGGCACTGGTCGAACGGGCAGGCAACGGTAAAAACGGCGGTTCTGTCACCGCGTTTTACACTGTACTGACCGAAGGGGATGACCAGCAGGATCCGATCGCTGACTCCGCACGGGCCATTCTTGACGGCCATATCGTGCTTTCGCGTTCCCTGGCGGAATCCGGACACTACCCTGCTATCGATATCGAAGCCTCCATCAGCCGTGCCATGACCGAGCTGATTGAGAAAAGCCATTACCGGAAAATTCAGCGTTTCAAACAGCTGACCTCCGCTTACCAGCGCAACCGCGATCTGATTAATGTCGGTGCCTACGCGGCAGGCAGTGACCCGATGCTGGATGAGGCCATTCAGCTGTTCCCGTATATGGCGAAGTTTCTGCAGCAGGATATCGATGAGCGCTGTGACTACCCGGCCGCCTGTGAGCAGCTCAGTCAGGTGATACCGGACGCATAACGAGGTCGTCAATGTCAAACACGCATGCACTCACCACGTTGTTAAATTTAGCTGAAGAGGCCGCCGAAGAGGCGGCTAAAGTACTGGCGCAGGTTCGTCAGACCCACACACAGATGAGTCAGCAACTGACCATGCTGGAGAATTATCAGGCTGATTACCGGCAGAAGCTGAATCAGACACTGCATACCGGGATGGCTGCCGATAAATGGCAGAACTATCAGCAGTTTCTGGTCACTCTCGAACTGACCATTGAACAGCAGCAGAGTCAGTTGAACCTGTGGGAGCAGCGCGTCAGTGATGCCAACCGCCACTGGCAGGAAAAACAACAGCGCGTCAATGCCTTCGATACTCTGATCCGCCGTGCGGATCATGCAAAAAATCAACGACAAAACCGGCTGGAGCAAAAGCAGATGGATGAATTTGCCCAGCGTGCGACTTTATGGAGAACCCGTTAATGGATGTCAATGCCGGTACCAAAGTGGTCAGTTCTGCTGACAACGCATTGAATAAACAGGAATCACCGCGTGCGGAAGATGCACAGGCAACCGCCCTGCCGTTTCAGGCCGTAATGGATGCACAGCAGCCGCGCCCGGAAAAACCGGCACAGGCTGTACATGCGGTAAAACAGACCCGTAATGACACTGCCGCGCATAAACAGGCCGCAGAGGGTAAAGCGGTCTCCGCACAGGAAAAACAGACCGGTGCCGACACCATGGCACAACTGAATTTCTCCCGCCGCCTTGCCGGGGATGCTGCCGCACCTGAGCTGGATGCAAAATTGCTGACCAGCGGGGATGATGCACCTGCATTACCGCAAACAGAAGGTGAAACGGACAATGCCCTGCTAGCGGCACTGAAAGAGCGCCTGAGCGGACGGGACAGCCGCGCGGCGGAGAAACCGGCCGCGGACACAAAGCTGCAGATTGATGACAGCGGAAAAAACGTCACCAAAACCACAGAGCTGCCGGAAGATTTACTGGCTGAAACCGGCGATAAGCCGCTGATCACGGATGAAAATAACGACGCACGCACCCTGTTTACGGATGACAAATCAAAGCAGCGGGTGGATCAGCCGCGTTTTTCACTGACCGATGCACAGAAACCGGACCCGAAAGCACTGCCGGAGGATTTTTTACCGCTGAATAAGAAATCCGCTGACACTTCCGTGCCGTTATCGCTGGCGTCCGCCACTGATACCACCGGTGCGGATAACAGCAAAAGCGCATTCAGTATCAAAACAGAAAGCAGTGCCTTTCAGACTGTCACCGCACCGGGCAGCCATACTGCCGTCCAGAGCCCGGTACTGATGCCGGCGGCGGCTCAGAGTACCGCTGCGCAGACCAATGCCCCGGTGGCTCAGCCGTCCATGCAGCTGACCGCGCAGCTCGGCAGTGAACTGTGGCAGCAGCAGGTCAGCCAGAATATGATCTATTTCTCCCGTCAGGGATTACAGCAGGCACAGTTGCGTCTGCATCCGGAAGAGCTGGGCTCCCTGAATATCCATCTTAAAATTGAGGATAATCAGGCGGTGATGCACTTTGTCTCCCCGCACAGCCACGTCCGCGCCGCGATGGAATCCATGATGCCGGTGCTGCGCAACGCCCTTCAGGAGAGCGGGATCCACCTGGCGCAAAGCTCCGTCGGTCAGGAGTATCACGGTAATCAGCAGGGTTCCGGTGATGATCGTCACAGCGGCGGCAGTGCTGATGGTATTACGTCTGCCGGAAGCATCAGCGGCGTGAATGTCAGCACAGATACCCCTGTCCGCCCGTCAGCACTTCATGACGCCCGCGCCCGCGGCGGAATCGATACCTTCGCCTGATTCCTGTACATAACGGCGGTACCGGGGACTAAAGCCCCGAGTTACCGCCTTTTTGTTTCGTTTTTCCCCCCCTTTAGTCCTTCAGAAGCACGCCATAATGGGTGGGCTTACAGAGTATGAAACCCCTGCCGGGTTTTGCTATCAAGAAATAGGAATTCAGTTAACATGTCGTCTTCACGCAATGCCTCAAAAGGTTCCAATACCGGGTTACTGGTTATTTTCGCCCTGATTGCCCTCGCAGGAGCAGGTTTCGGGGGTTACAGCTGGTGGTCTTCTCACCAGGAGAGTACCACCGCCGGTACCGCAGACGAGAAACGGGCCAATATGCCTGAGCCTATCTTTATGGGCATTGAACCGTTTACCGTGAATCTTCCCGGTATGAATAACGGCCGTGATCGTGTGCTGTATATTGATATGACACTGCGTCTGGCCAACGAGCGTTCCCGCAAACAGCTCCATGAGTATCTGCCGGAAGTCCGCAGCCGCCTGTTACTTCTGCTCTCACAGCAGTCCCCGCAGATACTCGGAACCCATGACGGCAAACTTCAGCTGATGAAGGCAGTTAAAACCACCTTAGCCCCGACCGTGGTACAGGGACAGCCGGATCAGGAAATTTCGGATGTGTTATTCACCACCTTTATTCTCCGGTAAAACTGATGAGCGATAATATTTTATCTCAGGCAGAGATAGACGCGCTGCTCAATGGTGACTCGCCGTCAGAGCCGCAGCCTGCCGACACAGCACTCAATAAAGGTAAGGACAAAGTCCGTCCTTATGACCCGAATACCCAGCGCCGCGTTATCCGCGAGCGTATGCAGTCCCTGGAAATTATTAACGAGCGTTTTGCCCGTCAGTTCCGGATGGGATTGTTCAACATGCTGCGCCGCAGTCCTGATATCACTGTCGGTGGTATCAAAATTGAACCTTATCATGAATTTGCCCGTAACCTGCCGGTGCCGACCAACCTGAACCTTGTGCATATGCCGCCGCTGCGCGGAACCGCACTGTTCACCTTTGAACCGGCGCTGGTCTATATCGCTGTCGATAACCTGTTCGGCGGTGACGGCCGTTTTCCGGTCCGTTCCGAAGGCCGGGAATTCACCAACACCGAACAGCGCATTATCCACCGTATGCTGAAACTGGCACTGAACGCTTACCGCGATGCGTGGAAGCCGATTGCTGAAGTGGATGTGGAATATGTGCGCTCAGAAATGCAGGTGAAATTCACCAATATCACCACCTCCCCCAACGATATCGTGGTCACCACCTCCTTCCTGGTGGAGATCGGTAATACCGTGGGTGAGCTGAGCATCTGTATTCCGATTGCCATGATTGAACCGATCCGCGAGCGGCTGATTAACCCGCCGATGGAGCACGGTCACCAGGAAAATGAAGCCTGGGTATCCAGCCTGGTGACACAGGTGAAGCATTCCGAGCTGGAGCTGGTCGCGAATTTTGCTGAAATCCCGCTGCGGATTTCAAAATTACTGCAACTGCAGAAAGGGGATGTGATCCCGGTGGAGAAACCGGATCGCCTGATTGTCAGTGTGGACGGCGTACCGGTACTGACCAGTCAGTACGGCACCCGGGACGGCCAGTATGCATTGCGTGTGGAACATTTGATTAATCCTGTATTAAACACTCTGGACGAGGAAAAAACCAATGAGTGAGGCGAACAACACTCCTGATATGAACCCGGAACACGATGGCGAGTCTCTGTGGGCAGAGGCAATGGAACAACAAAAAAAAGCAGAAACCGGGAACAACCAGGCGTTTGATAATCTCGACAGCCAGAATCCGCTGAATCAGCTGTCTGATATCAATCTGATTATGGATATCCCTGTCCGTCTCTCTGTGGAACTGGGCCGGACAAAAATGACCATCAAGAAGCTGCTGAGTTTATCCCAGGGCTCGGTGGTGGCACTGGACGGGCTGGCCGGTGAACCGCTGGATATCCTGATCAATGGCTATCTGATTGCCCAGGGTGAAGTGGTGGTGGTCTCTGACAATTACGGTATCCGCATCACGGATATTATCACCCCGTCTGAACGTATGCGCCGCCTGAGCCGCTGATATGACACCGACCGCATCCGGCACCCCTGTTTTACCGGCCGCAGAGAAAACGGCAGATAATGCCGTTTTTTCTTCCGTCGCCCTGCCGCCGCCCGCAGTGGGTTCTCAGGCGATTAACAGCACGGACAGCCTGATTCAGGTGTCCGGCGCACTCAGCGGCATTATTCTGCTGATCCTGGGACTGACCTGGTTTGTCCGCAAATTCGGCTTTACCGCAAAACTGGCCGGCAAAAATCCGCTGCTGAATATCAGAAGCACCTGTTCTCTGGGAAACAAAGAACGGCTGGTGGTGGCGGAGATTCAGGGTGAATGGCTGGTTCTGGGTGTGACCGCACAGTCGGTTAATCTGCTGCACCGCTGTCCGGCTGACCCGGCGGCGGTAACTGATGCCCCTTCCGCCTTTCAGGCACTGCTGAAAACCAAACGTACCGCAAATAAAGATGCGGTACCGGCTGACGAACCACGCTGAGATTTTTCATGATGTCATTGCTCAAACGCGCCATTCCCGCACTCGCTCTGTTTCTGCTGGTTCCGCAGGCGCAGGCTTCACTGCCGGGCGTCGTCAGTCATGTGCTGCCGGACGGCGGCCAGAGCTGGTCTCTGCCGGTTCAGACCCTGCTGTTTCTGACACTGCTGGGCTTTATCCCTGCTCTGCTGCTGATGACCACCAGTTTTACCCGCATCATTATTGTGCTGGGTTTATTACGCAACGCACTCGGGACACCGTCCGCACCGCCGAACCAGGTTCTGCTGGGACTGGCCCTGTTTCTGACGTTTTTCGTGATGTCACCGGTGTTCGATAAAGTCTACGAAGATGCTTACCGTCCGTTCAGTGAAGACAAAATCAGCCTGGAAACGGCACTGGATCGCGGTACTGCACCACTGCGCACATTTATGCTCGGCCAGACACGCGAAAACGACCTGGCACTGTTTGCCCGTATCGCCAAAGTGGGTGAAATTCAGGAAGCCAAAGATGTGCCGATGCGCATTCTGATCCCGGCCTTTATCACCAGTGAGCTGAAAACCGCCTTCCAGATTGGTTTCACGCTGTTTATTCCGTTCCTGATTATTGACCTCGTGGTTGCCAGTGTACTGATGGCACTCGGGATGATGATGGTACCGCCCGCCACGGTTTCGCTGCCCTTTAAGCTGATGCTTTTTGTGCTGGTGGATGGCTGGCAGTTACTGCTCGGTTCGTTATCACAAAGCTTTTTTTTAGTCGGGAGAGGATATGACACCGGAATCCGTAATGGCGATGGGCACCGAAGCCATGAAAATCGCCCTGATGCTGGCCGCACCGCTGCTGCTGGCCGCCCTGGCAGCCGGTCTGCTGATAAGTCTGTTACAGGCCGCCACTCAGGTGAATGAGATGACCCTGTCATTCATTCCGAAAATTCTGTCTGTTATCAGTGTGATTGTGATTGCCGGTCCGTGGATGCTCAATCTGCTCACTGACTATATGCGTGCACTGTTAACCAATCTGCCGTTTATCATCGGCTGATCTATGTTAAGTATCACCAGTGAAACACTGACGCTGTGGCTGAGCCAGGGATTCTACCCGTTTATCCGGGTGCTGGCATTGCTGGGTACGGCACCGTTTTTCAATGAAAAACAATCAATCAGTAAGGTGCGGGTGATGCTGGCCTTTTTCACTGTTCTGATTGTCTCCCCGCAACTGCCGGTGGTAAATATCCCGCTGTTTTCCGCCCCCGGTCTGTGGGTGATTTTACAGCAGGTGGTGATAGGTGTGGCGATGGGACTGACCATGCAGATGGCGTTTGCCGCTGTCCGTCACGCCGGGGAAGTGATCGGTCTTCAGATGGGCTTATCCTTCGCCACCTTCTTTGACCCGAGCGGCGGGCCGAACATGCCGATTCTGGCACGTATCCTGAACCTTATCACTCTGCTGCTGTTTCTCGCATTTGACGGACACCTGTGGCTTATCCATATTGTGATAAGCTCATTTGACCTCATTCCTGTGCAGGTCACCCCGCTTAACCGCGAAGGGTTCCGCATGCTGGTACAGTCGGCTAACCATATTTTTCTCAACGGGTTAATGCTGGCGCTGCCGTTTATCACCCTGTTCCTGATTCTTAACCTCGCATTGGGTATTCTGAACCGGATGACACCGCAGCTTTCTGTGTTTGTGGTGGGTTTTCCGCTGACGCTGACCGTCGGTATCAGCATGCTGGGCCTGATCATCTCCGTCCTGCCGGGCTTTACCGAGCGGGTCATTCATCAGGCGTTTGAGCAGCTCTCACTGATTTTTAATCTGTTTGCCTCTCTGTAACCTGACCTGACTCATATCCGGTGTCAGGGCAGCATAAGTATCCGCTTATCTCCCTTAAATAAAAAACCGGTAATCACCGAGAAAGTGATTACCGGATCCGGTAATGGCGTACAAATGAATATTGCTGTGTATAATCCGGAAAACGACTTGAGAAATAACACGGTTACCAATTTCCTGCTGAATAACCTCCGTCCACCGGCATTACAGTGCCGTTAATATAGTCAGATTTCAGCAGAAAACGAATGCTTTCTATAATATCATTAATGGTTCCGACTTTATCCGCCGGTGAGACTAAATTAATAAAATCCTGATTGAGTTCTGTATTCAGCGGGGACTCAATATACCCCGGTGCTACCGCATTAACGCGGATATTTTTCTTTGCATACTCCAGCGCCAGTGCTCTGACCAGTCCGTGCACGCCTTCCTTTGCCAGGACACTCAGTGCAGCCGGTATTTTCTGCGACGGTTGCAGGGCAATACAGGAGGTTACCACGATAATTTTACCACCGTGATTTTTCAACATGTTTTTAATCGCCAATTGACTCAGATTAAATAAACTATAAATATTACTGTTTATTAAATGCATGAAATCATCCGGTGTCGTTTTTTCATAAGTTTTGCTGAGAAAAGCACCGGAATTATGAATAATAATATCGATATTTCCGAAGCGAATAATACCCTGCTGCATCAGTTGTCCGGCAAAATCAGTACAGTGACCTTCACCGGTCACGGGTAAAAATGCGGTTTTATTATCCAGTTCCTGCAAAAAACTCTGCATGTGTTCATCGCTGCTGAATATGCCGATCACATTGTAGTGTTCATCAAGCAGTGTTCTGACTAACGCTTTCCCCAGACAACTTTCTGCATCGGTAATGACGGCAGTCCGCTGTTGTGGTTTCATAAATAGCCTTCGATTATGATTTATTACTTGCAATTGATGTAAATTATTATATTTCTTCATTGCGTGAAATAAACTACTCTGATATCACTTCATTACCAACCTGAGGTTAATAATGCCGCGTCATTTTGATGATTTGATGCTGGGTACACTGGAACTATTCTGCCGTGCCGCCGAACTGCAAAGCTTTTCACAGGCAGCACAGGTACTGAATATTTCTCCGGCTGCGGTCAGCAAAACCATTGCGAGGCTGGAACAGAAGCTGGGCAGTCCGCTGTTTGTCAGAACCACCCGCCATGTGCGGCTGACAGAAGCGGGAGAACAATACCTCAGCTATTGCAGGACAGCACTGGATGCGATGTATGATGCAGAGAATGCCCTGCAGGATATGAAAACCATTCCGGCCGGGAAAATCCGTGTTTGCCTGCCCAACGATTACGCCTATCTGAAGGTGTTTCCGCTGATGCCGAAATTCCGCCGCCGTTATCCGCAAATCGAGGTCGATTTTCATCTCCGCTTCCGCATTCCGCGCCAGGAAAGCACGGATTGCGATATCGTCATGACCAGCTGGCTGAATTACCTGCCCGACTGGATTGCCACCCCGGTTGATTTCGCTATGTTCCGGATTTATGCCTCACCGGATTATCTGAAAAAAGCACCGCCACTGAATACCCCGGAAGATCTCCGCCATCACAACTGCCTGCAGATGCATTTGCAGGAACAGACCAGATCACTGCGCTGGCCACTGGTGATAAACAATAAGATTGAACATATCGAAACCCGTGGTGACGCTGCATTTTATGAGGATGTGATGGCCGCATACTATATGGCGGTATCCGGTAACGGCGTCGCAATAATGCATGACTTTATTGCCCGCAAAGCCGTGGCAAACGGGCAACTGGTTCCGGTACTGGAGCCCTGGACTACCGTATCCCATATTTATCATATTGCCTGTCCGGCAGAATCGCGCAAATCTCCGCGTATCCGCGCATTCATTGATTTTCTGACAGAAGAACTGCGGCCGGCCGGCGCTTTTCCGGAACATTCGGTGATAGTCCCTGTCCGCTGACTTGTATCCGGCACAAAAAAAGGCCGTCGCAGTGACGGCCAAAGGAATTCAGTACTAAAACCGGATAATTTAACGACTGAACAGTGACATACTGTTGAGATCTTTAAAAATATCCTGTGAGGCCTGGAACAGCGCCATTTCTTTTTGATAATCCGATACCGTGCTGGTCCAGTCCGTGTGAAGCAGGCTGCTCAGACGGCTTTCATTCTGGATCCGGCGGGTCTGTGACAGGAAGTCCAGGCTGTCGATTTCCTGTAACTGCAAGCCTTGTTTCGCTTCAATATTGGAGATTTTATCCATCCCGGCTTTAATACCGCGGTTTGCTTCATCCATCCCGGCTCTGGCTCTGTCCAGATCAGCCTGTGAGGCATTCTGCTGAGGAATTTTCAGTGCTTCCAGACCTTTGTTGATCGCAGTAAACATATCAGCGACTTTTTCACCTTTCGCGTTTGTCGTGGTGACAAACACTTCCGAACCGGCAAAATAGCTGATCATTTCACGATCACTGCCCACGTTCTGGGTAATGGATTTATCGCCGCCTTTGTAAAGCACATCGCCGGTCGTTGCATCCACTTCAAACGGTGGCGTATCTGATTCATAACCACCAAAAATATAACGGCCGTTACCGTCAGTCGTGTTACCCAGAGACACCAGCTGATCTTTCAGTCCCTGCAGCTGTTCTGCCAGTGATGCACGGTCGTTATCGCTGAGCGCACCCTGGTTGGAGGCCTGGATAACCGTTGAATCCATCTGTGTGGAT is a genomic window containing:
- the fliF gene encoding flagellar basal-body MS-ring/collar protein FliF, with amino-acid sequence MSAAPQDTGDTKKGFALIIDRIKADPKVPLMVAGAAAIAVIVALFLWMRSPDYRVLLSNLSAKDGGDIVSQLTQMNMPYQLADNGSAILVPADKVHELRLKLAQAGLPKGGNTGFELLDKEQFGISQFSEQVNYQRALEGELSRTIESLSPVQTARVHLAIPKPTLFVREQKSPTASVTVGLLPGRALDEGQISAIVHMVSGSVSGLTSSNVIIVDQTGRLLTNNDNSQQSVSTSQMRLTQETEARLKQRIEDLLAPLVGRANVQAQVTAQVDYSKVEQTAEEYKPNQQPDSAAVRSRQSSQSQQNSNGGPGGVPGALSNQPVSAPSAPVETAKADTKDNKNASPADNKSNSNINSQSDKTTNYEVDRKISHTQRQIGVVDRLSVAVIINWLPQKKEDGTEEMQPLPPEMIKEIESLTREAMGYSVSRGDSLSITNSRFTDEGQLTEEPSLFTSPVIIAQALEYGKILLLLLVGWLLWRKGIRPQWQRYRKAQQAEAEARMFKATQMKTPLVADDVISDDMDEKTRRRLTRQRVSAEIQSQRIREMADKDPQVVAMVISQWLGKAQ
- the fliG gene encoding flagellar motor switch protein FliG; translated protein: MNLSGTEKSAVMLMTLGEDQAAEVFKHLNNKEVQQLSMAVSNMRQVSNAELAEVLTEFEEAAIQYAALNINTNDYLRSVLVKALGEDRAASLLEDILEKHESASGIESLNYMEPQTVADIIRDEHPQIIATILVHLKRNLAADVLELFDERQRNDIMLRIATFGGVQPAALAELTEVLNNLLDGQNLKRSKMGGVRTAAEIINLMKSQQEEGVIGAMRDYDGELAQRIIDEMFLFENLIEVDNRSIQRILQDVSNDSLVIALKGCNEELREHFLRNMSTRAAEIVRDDLESRSPVRMSQVENEQKSILLIVRRLMETGEIVIGGGDDVYV
- the fliH gene encoding flagellar assembly protein FliH encodes the protein MSDKENTGLPWKRWQPRELNQWDLNSSVLPALSDEPEPEKPKVPCLEPKEVLEQINLLDNLKEEAQRSGFQSGHEQGQKAGYDAGFTQGLQDGAEQGRQQVLAEQQPVTEAWQKLLSEFSYSLDSFDSVVTTKLLQIALTAARQVLGQPAVCDGTALLEEISRLLQQKPLFAGQPELRVNPAHVEMIEQHIGTQLSLNGWRLVPDPQLHAGGCRVVADDGEIDMSVATRWQELCRLYAPETLL
- the fliI gene encoding flagellar protein export ATPase FliI: MTARIGRWIGALEGFESRMSGVAMTRHYGRLTKITGLVMEAEGIKMPLGATCFIERVINGNTEEVICEVVGFNGPRMLLMPLAELEGIAPGARVYAQSTGSGGQTSRQLPLGDELLGRILDASGNPLDGKGPLEAKIRAPLITPPINPLERSPINSVLDVGVRAINALLTVGRGQRMGLFAGSGVGKSVLLGMMARFTQADIIVVGLIGERGREVKDFIENILGAEGLQRAVVVAAPADVSPLLRMQGASYATRIAEYYRDLGRNVLLIMDSLTRYSMAQREIALAIGEPPATKGYPPSVFAKLPALVERAGNGKNGGSVTAFYTVLTEGDDQQDPIADSARAILDGHIVLSRSLAESGHYPAIDIEASISRAMTELIEKSHYRKIQRFKQLTSAYQRNRDLINVGAYAAGSDPMLDEAIQLFPYMAKFLQQDIDERCDYPAACEQLSQVIPDA
- the fliJ gene encoding flagellar export protein FliJ, with protein sequence MSNTHALTTLLNLAEEAAEEAAKVLAQVRQTHTQMSQQLTMLENYQADYRQKLNQTLHTGMAADKWQNYQQFLVTLELTIEQQQSQLNLWEQRVSDANRHWQEKQQRVNAFDTLIRRADHAKNQRQNRLEQKQMDEFAQRATLWRTR
- a CDS encoding flagellar hook-length control protein FliK, which gives rise to MENPLMDVNAGTKVVSSADNALNKQESPRAEDAQATALPFQAVMDAQQPRPEKPAQAVHAVKQTRNDTAAHKQAAEGKAVSAQEKQTGADTMAQLNFSRRLAGDAAAPELDAKLLTSGDDAPALPQTEGETDNALLAALKERLSGRDSRAAEKPAADTKLQIDDSGKNVTKTTELPEDLLAETGDKPLITDENNDARTLFTDDKSKQRVDQPRFSLTDAQKPDPKALPEDFLPLNKKSADTSVPLSLASATDTTGADNSKSAFSIKTESSAFQTVTAPGSHTAVQSPVLMPAAAQSTAAQTNAPVAQPSMQLTAQLGSELWQQQVSQNMIYFSRQGLQQAQLRLHPEELGSLNIHLKIEDNQAVMHFVSPHSHVRAAMESMMPVLRNALQESGIHLAQSSVGQEYHGNQQGSGDDRHSGGSADGITSAGSISGVNVSTDTPVRPSALHDARARGGIDTFA
- the fliL gene encoding flagellar basal body-associated protein FliL; protein product: MSSSRNASKGSNTGLLVIFALIALAGAGFGGYSWWSSHQESTTAGTADEKRANMPEPIFMGIEPFTVNLPGMNNGRDRVLYIDMTLRLANERSRKQLHEYLPEVRSRLLLLLSQQSPQILGTHDGKLQLMKAVKTTLAPTVVQGQPDQEISDVLFTTFILR